A single genomic interval of Gossypium raimondii isolate GPD5lz chromosome 11, ASM2569854v1, whole genome shotgun sequence harbors:
- the LOC105801806 gene encoding probable polygalacturonase produces the protein MEFSRKSLVIKTLISAIFLLGLSSWSVAEFRVAGHATTSTTIEFPALNCRKHSAVLTEFGGVGDGKTSNTEAFKAAIANLSQLAADGGGAQLVVPPGKWLTGSFNLTSHFTLFIHKDAVILGTQDESEWPHLPVLPSYGRGRDAPNGRFSSLIFGTNLTDVVITGNNGTIDGQGAYWWKKFKEEKLNVTRPYLIEIMYSSQVQISNLTLVNSPSWNVHPIYSSDIIIQHLTILAPVDSPNTDGIDPDSCTNTKIEDSFVVSGDDCIAVKSGWDQYGIKFNMPTKNLVIRRFTCISPDSATIALGSEMSGGIEDVRAEDITAINTQSGVRIKTAVGRGAYVKDIYVRRITLNTMKYVFWMTGSYGSHPDPGFDPKALPVIKGINYRDVVADNVTYSARLDGIENDPFTDICISNVNIKLTSKPKELQWNCTHIQGVTNQVTPEPCNLLPEKEIDCPFPEDRLPIDNVKLKTCSISGNF, from the exons ATGGAGTTCTCGAGAAAATCCCTT gTGATCAAGACGTTGATCTCAGCAATATTTCTATTGGGATTATCGAGTTGGAGTGTAGCGGAGTTTCGAGTCGCCGGACATGCGACGACGAGTACGACGATCGAGTTTCCGGCGTTAAACTGTCGGAAACACAGTGCGGTTCTGACGGAATTTGGTGGTGTTGGTGACGGCAAAACATCCAACACGGAGGCGTTTAAAGCTGCGATAGCAAATCTCAGCCAGCTCGCGGCAGATGGTGGTGGTGCACAACTTGTTGTCCCGCCGGGGAAATGGTTAACTGGGAGTTTTAATCTCACCAGtcattttactctttttatcCATAAAGATGCTGTTATTCTTGGAACTCAG GATGAATCAGAGTGGCCTCATCTTCCTGTTCTGCCATCTTACGGGAGGGGAAGAGACGCCCCTAATGGAAGGTTCAGCAGTCTTATTTTTGGCACCAACCTCACAGATGTCGTCATTACAG GTAACAACGGTACCATCGATGGCCAAGGAGCTTACTGGTGGAAAAAGTTCAAAGAGGAGAAATTAAATGTAACCAGGCCTTACTTGATCGAGATAATGTATTCTAGTCAGGTGCAAATTTCGAATCTCACATTGGTTAACTCTCCATCATGGAACGTTCATCCCATATACAGCAG TGATATAATTATCCAACACTTGACCATTCTTGCACCAGTTGATTCTCCTAATACAGATGGAATAGATCCAG ATTCATGCACAAACACTAAAATTGAGGACAGTTTTGTAGTCTCGGGGGATGACTGCATAGCAGTCAAAAGTGGTTGGGATCAATATGGAATCAAGTTCAACATGCCAACCAAGAACTTAGTGATTAGAAGATTCACCTGCATATCTCCTGACAGTGCCACCATTGCTCTCGGGAGCGAGATGTCAGGTGGGATCGAAGATGTAAGAGCCGAAGACATCACGGCAATCAACACTCAATCTGGTGTGAGGATTAAAACAGCTGTGGGAAGAGGAGCTTATGTGAAAGACATTTATGTTAGGAGGATCACATTGAATACAATGAAGTATGTGTTCTGGATGACTGGCTCTTATGGCTCACATCCAGACCCCGGTTTTGACCCAAAAGCATTACCGGTAATCAAAGGGATCAATTACAGAGACGTTGTGGCTGATAATGTTACATATTCAGCAAGACTGGATGGGATCGAAAACGATCCTTTTACGGATATTTGCATTTCTAATGTCAATATCAAACTAACTTCAAAGCCAAAGGAGTTGCAATGGAACTGCACTCATATTCAGGGAGTTACTAACCAAGTGACACCGGAACCATGCAACTTGTTGCCTGAGAAGGAGATTGATTGCCCCTTCCCTGAGGACAGGCTGCCTATCGACAATGTCAAGTTGAAGACTTGTTCGATCAGCGGCAACTTCTGA